The Flavobacterium jumunjinense genome includes a region encoding these proteins:
- a CDS encoding YfhO family protein, which produces MKKIQSLLPHFAAIFGFVLVAIIYFYPVLEGKKIYQSDIAQYTGMAKEQNDFRKENDAEPYWTNSAFGGMPTYQLGANYPHNYVKKLDSVLRFLPRPADYLFLYFIGFYILLMVLKIDPLKAFFGALAFGFSTYLIIILGVGHNAKAHAIAYMPMVLAGVLLVFQRKYILGGILTMIAAALEIQANHFQMTYYLLILLLIISGFHIYEFIKEKAFKDLGKIVGVFAIAGLLAIGSNATNLMATSEYAKFSTRDKSELTFNENGSPKINTNAMSYEYITEYSYGKAESFNLIAPRLFGGSNHEDLGVDSEMYSFMTQQGVPAHEAVELVKQMPTYWGDQPIVAAPAYIGVVIFFFFVLSLFISDNRKIKYALLTSALVSLFLSWGKNFSFLTDFFIDTIPMYNKFRAVSSIQVILELCIPTLAILGFYQFFKIEDKKVQWDYLWKTSAIVFGLLIGLFLLKGTFDFSGGNDDYYAQSYGPEFIRALSEDRMSLYTKDVLRSMGYVICAFIALFLYNKDMIKTTTSVIVIGLLMCADLFFIDKNYVDKHDFVSPREMNEPFQASEADLKILQDTTHFRVFEIAGQMSSARSSYFHNSIGGYHAAKPRRMQQLFDYQIAKNNVNVLNMLNTKYIIQNNEQGESIALTNPAANGNAWFVNEVKKVNSADEEMKALDSLNTKDVAIINPRSLKAKTNFKDFKRDSLASIKLDIYKPNSLKYTSNNSNDGFAVFSEMYYKNGWNATIDGKEAMIFRTNYALRGLLIPAGKHTIEFTFDPPVVKTGSTIALISSIGMLFLVLGGLYFERKNKEARARMQE; this is translated from the coding sequence ATGAAAAAAATACAATCATTATTACCTCATTTTGCAGCCATTTTTGGTTTCGTTTTAGTAGCTATTATTTATTTTTATCCTGTACTTGAAGGGAAAAAAATATACCAATCTGATATTGCACAATATACAGGTATGGCAAAAGAACAAAATGATTTTAGAAAAGAAAATGATGCAGAGCCTTATTGGACAAATAGTGCGTTTGGAGGAATGCCAACGTACCAGTTAGGAGCTAATTACCCGCATAATTATGTGAAAAAATTAGATTCTGTTTTACGTTTTTTACCGCGTCCTGCTGATTATTTGTTTTTATATTTTATTGGTTTTTATATACTTTTAATGGTTCTAAAAATTGATCCACTAAAAGCATTTTTTGGAGCGTTAGCATTTGGTTTTTCAACCTATTTAATTATAATATTGGGAGTAGGTCATAATGCAAAAGCACACGCAATTGCTTATATGCCTATGGTTCTGGCTGGAGTTTTATTGGTTTTTCAAAGGAAATATATTTTAGGAGGAATTCTTACAATGATTGCGGCCGCTTTAGAAATTCAAGCGAATCACTTTCAAATGACATATTACCTATTGATTTTATTATTGATTATAAGTGGTTTTCATATCTATGAATTTATCAAAGAAAAAGCATTTAAAGATTTAGGTAAAATTGTTGGAGTTTTTGCTATTGCAGGTTTATTAGCGATTGGTTCAAATGCTACAAATTTGATGGCAACATCAGAATATGCTAAGTTTTCAACTCGTGATAAAAGTGAACTTACTTTTAATGAAAATGGTTCTCCAAAAATAAACACCAATGCAATGAGCTATGAATACATAACGGAATATAGTTATGGTAAAGCAGAAAGTTTTAATTTAATTGCACCAAGATTATTTGGAGGTTCTAATCACGAGGATTTAGGAGTAGATTCTGAAATGTATAGTTTCATGACGCAACAAGGTGTTCCTGCTCATGAAGCAGTTGAATTAGTCAAACAAATGCCTACTTATTGGGGAGATCAGCCGATTGTTGCAGCGCCTGCATATATTGGTGTAGTAATCTTTTTCTTTTTTGTATTGTCCTTATTTATTTCAGATAATAGAAAAATAAAATATGCATTATTAACGAGTGCACTTGTATCTTTATTCCTTTCTTGGGGTAAAAACTTCTCTTTCTTAACCGATTTCTTTATTGACACTATTCCAATGTATAATAAGTTTAGAGCGGTTTCTTCCATACAAGTCATTTTAGAATTATGTATTCCTACTTTAGCTATTTTAGGATTCTATCAGTTCTTTAAGATTGAAGATAAAAAAGTGCAATGGGATTATTTATGGAAAACGAGCGCAATTGTTTTTGGACTTTTAATTGGATTATTTTTACTGAAAGGGACTTTTGATTTTTCTGGAGGAAATGATGATTATTATGCTCAAAGTTATGGTCCAGAGTTTATTAGAGCGCTTTCTGAAGATAGAATGTCATTATATACTAAAGATGTTTTACGTTCTATGGGATATGTTATTTGTGCATTTATCGCTTTGTTTTTATATAATAAAGACATGATAAAAACTACAACATCTGTTATTGTTATTGGTTTATTGATGTGTGCCGATTTGTTTTTTATTGATAAAAATTATGTAGATAAACATGATTTTGTTTCTCCAAGAGAAATGAATGAACCTTTTCAAGCTTCAGAAGCAGATTTAAAAATACTTCAAGACACAACTCATTTTAGAGTTTTTGAAATTGCAGGACAAATGAGTAGTGCAAGAAGTTCTTATTTTCATAATTCGATTGGTGGTTATCATGCTGCTAAACCAAGAAGAATGCAACAATTATTTGATTATCAGATTGCAAAAAACAATGTGAATGTTTTGAATATGTTGAATACAAAATACATAATTCAAAATAATGAACAAGGAGAATCTATTGCATTAACTAATCCTGCTGCAAATGGAAATGCATGGTTTGTAAATGAAGTTAAAAAAGTAAACTCAGCAGATGAAGAGATGAAAGCCTTAGATAGTTTAAATACTAAAGATGTGGCTATTATTAATCCTCGTTCTTTAAAAGCTAAAACTAATTTTAAAGATTTTAAAAGAGATTCATTAGCTTCAATTAAATTAGATATTTATAAACCAAATAGTCTAAAATATACATCTAATAATTCAAATGATGGATTCGCTGTGTTTTCAGAAATGTATTATAAGAATGGTTGGAATGCAACTATCGACGGTAAAGAAGCAATGATTTTTAGAACAAACTATGCTTTGAGAGGACTTTTAATTCCTGCTGGAAAGCATACTATTGAATTTACTTTTGATCCTCCAGTAGTAAAAACAGGAAGTACTATTGCTTTAATAAGTTCAATTGGGATGTTATTTTTAGTTTTAGGTGGTTTGTATTTTGA
- a CDS encoding DUF4834 family protein codes for METASFIGFIKTIVYIILFWYLFKFLIKIFAPILMKKAVSKVQQKMEEQMRSQYGQQQNTYSNNDTNQKNTKKDRPTEKKKVGEYVDFEELD; via the coding sequence ATGGAAACAGCATCGTTTATTGGTTTTATAAAGACCATCGTTTACATTATTTTGTTTTGGTATTTATTCAAATTTCTTATTAAAATTTTCGCACCAATTTTAATGAAGAAAGCGGTAAGTAAGGTACAACAAAAGATGGAAGAGCAAATGAGAAGTCAGTACGGACAACAACAAAATACGTATTCGAATAATGATACAAATCAAAAGAATACAAAAAAAGATAGACCTACAGAAAAGAAAAAAGTAGGTGAGTATGTTGACTTTGAAGAATTAGATTAA